The window GAAACAAGACAAAAACTATTTCATCTTGTACATGTTAAGAGAACAGTCAAAGAATTTTACCTTAcgtattaactttaatatacaCTAGCAATAAATACTTTAACAATTCATTGTAATGCTTAGGAATTTGGAAACTATAAGATATTCAAGGAAAATcatcaattataaatttcaaaaaatgtatatttctgtactttgtaaaaatatctatctcaaagtctaattaatattaattcataaggacatcaaatttacattatattacatatattattatattttcggataaacaaaaataatatctgagTTTTCCATATCACTGCCATTTGAAATAGTTTAGAAACATTGATCATTCAATCTCGGTTATACTTTCTTATTTTGATGtgttatatgatatttaatgtTTGCACTAAGTCTTTACGTAATAATGTTACCTACGACGAAATGAActaatattttaagaattgAGCATAACTTAAATCTCGTAAAGTTGTtgatgataatttattattgcaatacAAATTGTGGAAGAAGAATTAAGGAAAAATAGTAGAAGCTGTATGTAAAAAACAtcctaaaattataattatacatataagatGTTTGTCAAACTTGTACAAACAATCCTTTATGGGAAGAactaattcattttataatatatattctataaaaatattaccaaaacaattcatatttcatgaaagtctttaataatacatacatatatataataaactttcttgtacttaaatacattaaatacattatataaaaaaatgtatttgcaCGTGACAAATAATTTGTACATAATTAATAGTCATGTTGAAAAATCTAGCACTGAATACAGCAATATATATGcacttattaaaaatattatatatatatatatatatatatatatatatatatatatatatatatatatatatatatatatatatgaaatgtaGTTAATAACTCTTATTGACATACAAGTACAAACAGAGTTATTGAAGAAAATGatgattcatatataaattctcattcatgttattattataaaattttctttgttaacaataataatataagtgtaaatgttaatatgtatacacaattgtatataatatacatgatAACTCAcaagttaaatatataatagtatttaaattctatataaatgatttattcaGAAATATTGTAACGCTTCGCTtaagctatttttttttttttaaatgttatcacaatataaaattcatagtGAGTATAAAAATCGCGgcaggaggaaagagaaaagaaaacggcCGAAGTAATCAACCCTCTCATACgtttattcattaaattattagaggcaattattctttgtttttagacttattattatttcttatatacatgCTCTTTGCTTTGCTTAGTTTAAATTattcatgatttttattattatcttattttcagttttcatcaattttaataattttacaaaattacaTGTAACTTttgtagaaatttatttattctcttctttattttatcctattattaattaaagttatatattttagcGAGCCGttacaatatataaacatacaaagATATACAATCATTAGCTACTTACATATTAACCAATTCCCTTctttaagaatattatatatatatatatatatacatatattagaatttatgTAACTTCGTTCTTTACtgtaatgtaatttatttatgaagatGTTACactgttattttgttatttaatcaCTCTattgaaacgaaaaataaaaattaatgacataaatttatattttttttaaactctattttcaaatgttttaaaaaaCTATTCTACGGTATTATGTGACTCCTCCCAAGCTTTGTTGAAACATTTTTGTAAATTGATTTCCtgttataatacaataatatactttttcaaataatacacattgcaaataaatagattaattgatctatattttcttgaaatttattcgaattaaggaaaaagatgattatttatacttacatttcgaatttcattattataaagttCTTGACAATTCTTAATAAAAGCAGATGtttctccttctatttttttaacgagatctttgattttatttttatccatacatgaatcattatataatactttattttcttccaattTAACTAGTGCCaactttttattactataaaaaatgtttacgattattaaacatatttcatataaacatattGCACTTAATATTAAGTACCTTAATAATTGTGCATGTAATTCACGGACTGCAGTTAATCTTTCTTTGGTTTGTGCATGAATCTCATCGATAGTAGACCCTTGATGATCTTCTTGCATTTtgtgttttttaattaattcagtAATATCGTTTTTCATCGTATCAACTTGcttcttaatattttctccTTGAATATTTGTTTTCCTATAAATCatgcaatataataattaaatttgtacATCCGTTAatgcaaaacaaaataaatatactccATAAAACTTCAAGATGCAAAACATACTTTAAATGTCcatatatatctcttatttCTGAGAATTTCTCATATTGTTTTTGTACAAAAGATAATATgttctcatattttttaacTAACTCGTTTTTAGCTAAAAATGTTTCTTGCATTTTTTCTCGCTCTTCAATTTTTGCTTTATTCTGTTCTTCCAAATTATACAAACGAGTTTTATATTCTTCCGGAGATTTCACTACCTCCAATTTCAGTTCTGCTATTGTTTTATCAAGCTAAAAATTGCATAAACACATTTGCTTTttactaaaatataataacaacttGTAAAaccaattaattataatatatatatatatatatatatatatatatatatatatatgcgcataTGTACCCTTTGAGCTTCAAGTTTGTGAGTATTATAATCTTCCACTACTTTttgtctcttctcttctataaCAATCATCTCTTCCTGTAGTTCAAGTTTCCTTGTTTCATTGTCCTCAATAAGTGACTGCATTTGCTGTATTTCCATTTCATACTAAaacatttgttttaatattacaagtatatttaaaagtcccatcttataatttttatgattatatatttatgattatataaatttaaagataataatacctTTTCCTTTAAAGATAATTGCTTGGCAATATTCATtgctttctcattttttatcgttagtatactttttttcctttcttgtaATTCTTCCAATTTTTTAGCTTTGctatgaatttcttttatgataTCTTCCATATCCGATTCTTTATTAGTTGcataaagtataaaattagCTAAATATCTTGCAAATTTACGTATTCTTTTGGAGCCTATTAGAcaaattacttttaaattaataacagaaaataattgaaagatttcgtttcaataataattatatttatactacTTACCGCAATTAGTAATATCACTTAtacaaaaatcttttataaatattcggTCACATATTTGTCTCATTATTAcatgtaaattaataatgcTTACAATGTCAGTATCTTCTATACACGACATAACTACTTGCTGTTCGAAAGTGggctataaaaataatgatatgaaaaataaaatgtgttataatactttattttaattttcatttgatataatatttgaacgaTGAATTTACCTTGTTAATTGAATTAATGTCGATCTTAAACCatgttaaaaatgttacaattaaatttataacaaaatctTCTGTTGGATTTCTGAGATCGTGTATGGTCGATGGAAGATTGGTGTCGAGCAGTAGACTTTGAAGTTTTTCCACGTCAGAATCCATAATGTTTTAGATTGAtggtttataaataataaatatatcactaTAAAACATACGTTACGCATACAACATAAATATGTGTAAAAAGTCTGTGCAATTCAAATTTAAACATTCAATGATACTAACGACTTCAGACTGTTTCGTAAACTTGATCGAATTCAAATTGTGTTCCTAAGTATGATTTCCTCGAACCACGTTTCTATTTCCCTAAAATTTCATTCGCAAAAAGGTGTTGGTGGATTTTAttcaataagaattatacgagaAAAATCTAACCAATAGAATAACTTTACAGGAATACGGTAACCAATCGTAATTAGTTTTACAAAATACTTGACATACGCGCGTATCAGTAACGTATAGTATGTAGTAGAAATTGTTCGTATTAATTTCaagttttatacaatttttcaaggaaaaattcgaatttttactattagtattaatgtttgaaataattcattttgacaaataccttatatatatatatatatatatatatatatatatatcatggtCATTAACGAAGCTTTGGTAACCCCTTAAATATGTACAGTACTGTAATATTAGATCAGAGCAAGAACTTGTAGACCTCAAAGGTTCGAAGCATCTGAtctaaaaagagaataaatttgTTCTTTATGTTTACATATGGAACTTGAATTACCATTAGAATTGATGCCATTGTACGATTATATTAGACATTGACTGTCAAAACtggtgaaaatattttcgtatcGCGATTAAATCGACCGACGTATTTGTCATTTCAACCCTCAAGTCCAGAGtataaattcaaagaaaatggCTGGGATTTGCCGATTAAGTACTTCGCATACTTTAAAAAATGGTATGAATTTGTTAAGATTGCAAAAAATAACGTGTCGTGCGATAACTACATCACCAAAAAAGGATGATAGTACTAATGTAATTGAGTCatctgaaaaaaagaaacgttggGTTAGGTATGGTTTCGATGATACAAGTGAAATAGATGATCGACGTAAGATGcacgaattatttttcatggGCATCACGATTGGTATGATATTGACTGGATATGTACTGATGTATAAACCTGATACACTATCATTTGCTACTTGGGCACAACGTGAAGCATATTTACAACTTCGATACAGAGAAGAACATGGTCTTCCACCcatcgatataaatttaatagatcCTGCTAAGATTGTTCTTCCTACTGATGAAGAATTAGGTGAtacagaaataattatttaaaagtataCAGTGCTATTCTGTTGTGTAATATGTACTAATGTAGTTATGTCAGACAATGAATATCAACAAACCGCAGTTTTTGTTCTATTCAATGATGTTTGTAACAGGCtatgcaaataaaatataataaaaagggttttcataaattaacaaaaattaaaagatgcCTTtggtataaattataaattattgtctTAGATTGATTATGTGTGACATATTTATTAGTCAAACTTggtgatttttatataatttcatcaaataaatagaaaatacttTAACATGTTggataaaagtaattatattttcatcgtcaactaataaaagtaacaataatctctagtatgtaaaaatattgatattacatGCTTTATCAGTTTatgaaaattgtatttattctTGAAGCGGCAAGCAAGTGTTtagactttatatatatacatatataaaatcgatatatatatatatatatatatatatatatatatatatatatatatatatatgagagagagaaaatatatttttataaataaaaatgtataactaTCCTCCGCGTGAAATACTTTTATGCGAtccatttctttaatttatttaaacacattccttaaaaatttcgttaagttaatgtatatgtacaatattacATATCTCATATATACCATGTTGTGACATTTGAGATACATAGTAATCCTTATCAAAGATACAATCTTTGTCACATTAATAATCTATATTCGCATACAAATAGGTAATGCAATGATTCAAAATTGCTTATatgttctattttattttacctacatatagaatattttatcaaaggGCAAAAAAGATCGTATTTGAAGCATCAGAAATAACTGTTACTGTGTCGTCAACGATGCAGGTGAAGATGGGGTAGTAGTAGGTAATTGATTTTGATGAAGAacagaagaatagaaagaaggatTTTGTGGGAGAGTTGCATTAACGGTAATTGGTGGCATTCCAGGTAATGAAATAGGCGTTGTCACAAGTTGGGATTGAGGCACATTAAAAGGTAGTGAAGAAGTAGTTTGAACACCCGGTAAATTATAACTTTGCATTGTAATCACATGTGGCGTAGTTGTTAATCCTACTGGAATATTTCCTTCCAcagaaaatgatgaaatagGTGGAGTGGTTGGCATACCAGGAATGTTTGgactatctttataattggTAATTTCAGCACCTGAATAATTGTAGGTAGAAATCATTTTAAAGCCtagtaacattaaaaataatatttacttactAGGTGAAGTAGTAACGATAGGTTGATTAGAAGAAGGATGAATCGTTGAATTAGTTGTAGTAGCTCCAGCATCGACAGGATTTATTTGCGATAAATTGGGATACGATGTTACCTGCGACGTAATTATAGTTTCATTTTTGCTAGTATTGTCAATAGTAGTTGGAATATAATTTGATGGAATTGAAAATCCAGGTGGTATGTTTGTAACTGTAGCAGTCGCACTTGTTTGCACTTGACTGGGAACAGTAGTTTTTATATTagactgaaaaagaaaaaggtatatTATATGAcgttaaagaatgaaaatctttAGTAAAATTAACAGAGGAAATTTTGTAAATCAATATTCGATACCATGTACGATGAAGTACGTGGTTTGTTCTCTGGAATATTTCTGATAGGTATTCTATGCAAATATCCATATCCGATTCCACATCCTAAactgcaataataaaatatcgattggtatttgaatctttttaattattatggtagcttctcattttttttttatctccctgacatgataaatttctttttcaagaaatTTACCTTCCTTCGCCTCCCCATGTATTATTTGGTGTAATAGTAACTTCTCTACAAGAGTCATCCATTGTATTGTACACATATAGCTTCAATGGCCGAGATTCGTGAGCTTCTATCAGAGTAAATAAATCTTCACTCTCGTGTAAAACAGAATCAGCTCCAATGATATAATCTGTAAAGGGATGTAAGCCAGCTAGTTCCGCAGGAGAAGAAGGATGTACTTCCtgaaaacaaaagagatataaaaatataaaagctatttttaatcattaaattaattttatacttaCAAGTACATGCCAAACGTTTTCATTGGCACCTTCAAATGAGCAAAACCGTACGCTAACACCAAGGAATCCTTGTCCACCCCATGTCATATTAGGTACAATAACGGTTTGACGTACAGATTGTGTTTTACTACTATATACGGTGATGGTAACTTCCTTATCTACGTTAGCTTTAAGAAGATCCTTTAAAATATGACTATCCTGATCCTAATGTAGAAGTAAGATAATATTATGGtaaaatgatgaaaagaaatgagaaaaatctaTTGGATGgatttttataagaattgTTCATAATCATTCTAAGgttgaaaaataaacatacCAAGCGAGTATTTCCAATGGAgacaataaaatcaaaaaatgcTTCCAAACCAGCTTTTTGTCCAGGAGAATCATCTTGAACCTAATGATATCACATATTTTAATAGACagttaaatatttgtatataattcacacgttatttactttatgtCAACTTAATTCGGTAGAatcttatttcatataatgaaataagaaaggcATTTTAAATTGGagatttaatcgaataacGCGTGAAAGGcctaaacatttattttcagaTATTATCTTACTCTTAATACGTGATAACCTTCCGTACCGCCTCCAGGTATTTCCACGCTATGAGAAGATCCCATTTCTTATAAAAGATTTGCCGAAGTCACTTCGTTTCGAGCgagaaaaaacatgaaaacAGTTATTAGTTGATATGCTTtttggaataatattaaaataataaatatacgtgGCACAAGTCCGTAAGAAACTTTATGCTGACGTTAACAGCTTATAAACTTCAAAGTAAACGAGACATCTATCGAGATcacttttaatcattttatgaaaatttaccTCTTGCAACTTTTATCCTATTGATAGAACAAAGAATTCTTTTGCGTTCTTCATGGACATTATTGTCTATCTTCTCGTTAGTTTTCTTATTCTATCATGTGGTCATATCATTATTTAACTATAATCATAATTGGTCACAATTTGGACAGAATTAAAGTCTTCTGTTTCAATGGATATTAAAGTGTAATGTTTCCTAACCtgttttatatctattatggtctatatttgaaatgttttatttagaaaaagcCACATTTGAATTGAATTTcaaggtataataataaagacttTGTTTTATCgcgatagaaataattgaaaagtaaagaatacgattaaattaagaattcttgaataaatttcaatgcgagaaacaaaattttaatgtaaCTTTAACGCTAGGAACTTTCTCCGTCGTTATCGACGATTTATCGGGATCATCGACTTATCTGATTAACTATTAATCATAAAGTATCTAGCATTATTAGATCGACATCTCTTTACAAATAATCGATTAGTAAAATCtaatagaatatatgtattgtagTGTATGTTTTTGGCgggaatatatttatttacaatctgAAGTTTGACATATATACTATCGTGACTTGAACTTTCTgcattcgatattatcgaatcgATTGTTAGTCTACGGAACGTCAAGATATAAAGTTTGAGagatttataattcttaataatggTCGTGTAAAGTGCCGGTATTCTTCCATAAAagttcgttttatcgttacatGTGGTGTTACAACATGGCGTGGGTTCCATTAGAATCAAATCCCGAGGtaacgaattattttatatatctgacATTTGGCCATCTAGGAGAGAAAAGGCATTAATagttcttttgtttatttcaggTTATGACGAAGGTAAGATAAAAACTTCATCATTACGACAAGatcgttatttaataatcgtaCCTTAGTAGAATTCAAAGTAatcataaagagaaataataaatatccatttgagaataaaattatcgcGAATTGCTCTCGAAAGTATTTCTCGTTAGTGGAGCTTTTTACTGCGCTTGAGTTTTTTTTACCTGAAATCatgattcttattagtattatagaaCGACCGATCGCTGTATAATAATGTTCTCAAATATATGGATACAAAGTAATATTACTTTGGAGAGTAGTTTCGAAAATACGAATTAGTTTTGTATTCTGAGATTAGCTATCGTGAAAGTAACAACAACGCCAAAAAGTACATTTAATGTTGTGGAAGATCAAGTACACAGATTTTAACAACAGGaagtaaatacaaaaaaaaaaaaaaagaaattgatatacATTGCCAATGTTCAGTAGAAAAGAAGGTActacgtaataaataaaaaatgcttAATTTAAGTAAAgcataataaagtatataaaattagatattatttggTATCGAAATTACAGATATCAGAAGAATTGAAAAAGGGATAGTAAGGACTTAAGTGAGAATTGTGCAATTGTactttctgctttttttcccctttctttcttattttatcgtatGTGTCTTGTTATTGTAtgcaataataagaacaccTTAAGAACATTTTATAAGTAGTTCTTCTGTGTCTGTAGTAATTTAACTATCTTAATGGTTATTTCAAAACAAACTGCATAATAGGCATATAGATAAATCTCAAATGGACACGTTTCTGAGAGTTTTGCCTGACAGTAAGTGTTCTTGGCGAGCACTCTAATGCCTGAACTGAGAGTAAAAATTTGTACAGTTACTttgaaatgtataaaaaattggAGAGCATTCTTGTGAACGACCATTGTAAGAAACTCTCTCAAATGAACATCTAACTTAAGAGAATGTTCCAAAGAGGAagatatttgataattttaactattttctttcgatattgcTTTATTCATAGTCACTCATTGATGTTTTAGTTTTTGCACAAATTGGGTGTTCCCGAGCAATGGAACATGATTGACATTTATGGTTTAGAGCCAGATTTATTGGCAGTTGTGCCCAGACCAGTTTTGGCAGTTATTTTGCTTTATCCTGAATCAGTAAAGGTATATGTGCAActttaaattgataataatattatttattatgatgaGTCATCTCAATGAGatatagattaataattaattacattggTAGACCGAGGTACAAAacaaagaagacgaagaaactAAATCAAAGGATAATGGAAAGGATAGACCAGATGGCGTTTATCACATGAAACAGATCATTTCCAATGCATGTGGTACGGTCGCATTAATTCATAGCGTGGCAAATAATATGGAAGAgtaagtatattaattttaacaataaaagcattTTCGTGCTTTTTACGACAATTGAAcgacgaataaaatatttcacaatTGTGTTCCTTACAGGATAAATCTTAAAGAGggatttttaaaatctttcttGGACGATTCGAAGGATCTTTCTTTTGCCGAACGCGGAGAACTTTTGGTTAATGCTCAAGGTATCATCGATACGCATAAAGAATCTGCTCAAGAAGGACAAACGGAGGCAAGCTTgcgtttatataaaataaaatcttaattatgcgatattctaatattatatttaacgcTCGTACAGGCTCCCGAGGAGGACACTCCGGTGTATTATCATTTTGTTGCATTTGTACGAAAGAACGGAACGCTGTATGAATTAGGTGGGTTATTTTGCTTTCCTTAAAAGTTCgatttttcgttaataatgttaaagacGCATAAGTTTAAAGGCACGATCATTTCTAGATGGTCGTAAACCTGCTCCTGTCGATCACGGACCAACTACACGAGAGACATTGTTGGAAGATTCTGTCCGTGTTTGTAAAGAATACATGGCACGTGATCCAAGTGAAATGCGCTTCACCGTTGTCGCTCTTGCTGCCAGTTATTAAAGAacatttccttttctaatattcaaatatacacGTAAACATGCTTGAtgctaatttattttctatgataGTTATGTAGTTCGCTTGGGCAATTCATTTgttatatctttatcatttttttaggTTTTTACATTGTATGTCCTATAATAATCAAAGAGGAACAAAATACTGATCATATACTGtagttattattcatttcgatCTGTCAAATCCTTTACACATATAGTCACATTTGTGTAAATAACGCAAAGTCGTTTGCGAAATTTAGCCTTTGAGACTGTAACTTATTCGAAATCACTCGAGAATAAATCGCGCAATCCAAAATTGGATTTATTCGTAAGCAATGATTACGTCAATCGTCACGTCGATTATGTCATTTTAATACGATTCGATAAGAAATGGCATGAGCCGATGCTTCgccaaaaacaagaaataaacaaTTGTGACAGAATgagttatttccttttctcgaatcaatgataaaatttgtagAGAAGAACCATTTGTTGGTAATATCTacgatttcaaaaaaaaaaaaaaaaaaaaaaaaaaaaaaaaaaaacaaattgaaatgATCTCCagatatttctttgtttccttATTACAGGAGACCGGAGAATTTACCGGTCACTGACCAGGTAGAGCTTGGCTATTTTAGATTTCATTCCCAGAGTATGTTGGCAGCCGCCTCTAAATAGTGACTTTAAAcacagaaaataaaatcaattctaGACTCTCGGAGAATCGTGTTGTCGTTAACTCTTCTTAAAGAATagcttaaaaataaaattcaactcACCGACTGATAATTCAAAGATTCGTTCGATACATTGATCATCACAAATCTTTTACGACGTgatacagaaaaataaaacattcttCGTACACATTTTGTtactttgttattgttatcgatacgtCATTAAGTTGATTACAAAAAGAATATTGTACGATTGAATgcttcgataaaattttccaTTTGAACTAATCTATCGTAATCTTTTCGTCGTCTTTTCGTACGGTGGAAATAAGATATGCtttggatgaaaaaaaaaaaaagaaaaaaaaaaaaaaaagaaaaaaaaaagagattcctTGACGTTGTCGTAAGTTTTATTCGaagtatatcgataaaaagaaattgaaataaagaaGCTGTCATGGGTTTATTTGAATGAAGAATACCTTTATTACAGGGATAGAAAAGTTTGATTGCAATATTAACTTGTGAAATATCATTCAGCGTACAAATAATTCTTACGTAGAATGAATGACCTCGTTTACGGTCCGCTTTACGTGCGTTCGTTCGAGGGATATATGAGATCGGTCTCCATTGacgagatatttttttcttttttcctcattgAAAAACGATGTGCCGGAACTCATTTTGCTTCAACGGAATGTTACGACGAAATTCGAAGGGATACGAAGGACAATACGTCATGACTTACTGTAATAAGTACTGTAGGAACGAAATGAGTAGACTCATTAGATAGAAGAGGATAATTtagataagaattttttaGCCATGGAAAATTTCCATACAATTCTCTGGCCTTACGTGAATTACGATAATGTCAATTGCGCTGACTCATTATGCTGCGTATTAAACAAAAGTGTAGGTCTATTGAACATATTtcctatattatttattttttaattgtaactattgcgttaatataatatatttgccGCACgagtgaaaatatataaaagagtcgaatatttattcgaatctttttttgttttaaatcgaGCAAGCGCATTCACGAAAGTAATACGACTTGgcggtttttgtttttcagaCGGTCCAAGACGATGAGGATGACGAAAGATTGTTTTTCTCTGTCTACTCGTTGACGGGTCTGCACATCGACCTGTACACTCTCGATGATGCCAAGAAACCAAGAATCGGAAACTCGAGCAGTAGCGAAGGTGCACGAATAGGAAAGTAAGACGGCCCCCGGAGTTGTACAGTAGTATTCGGTTCGCATCAGCTGTGCATTACTACTTTGGTTCAGTCGCACGGAAGCATTCGAACGTGTGGTACGTGTTTACGAGCGAACGACCGACAATATCTTTCCGATATCCATGGGTTACcggttattatattattcattgagCAAATTGTTGGATTGAGTATTAACGAAGGTAAGTCTTTATGCGTTTTcctctattatttatttcaatcggATCTAAGGCTTTTCTTATGTACGAGATTTATCCCGAAAGCGTAGAAAGTGTTTGACAAAGAACTTTGGATACATATTGAATTAGTTTAGCACTTGTCCAAGAATCGCAACGTTCATAGAAATTTCTATATCGATAGAATTGGATCTATCAAGTTTGATGAAACACCGTAGTATGATATTACTGAATGTTATTTTTCCTCATTAAGTATGTATCATACTTCGAAAGAGGATGTAAAGATAACGTATACTTGAATTTTACTCTTTATCTTATCCAGGATAGGGTATTCAACGAATCGAAAGCATGTAGAT is drawn from Vespa crabro chromosome 19, iyVesCrab1.2, whole genome shotgun sequence and contains these coding sequences:
- the LOC124430608 gene encoding probable kinetochore protein nuf2; this encodes MDSDVEKLQSLLLDTNLPSTIHDLRNPTEDFVINLIVTFLTWFKIDINSINKPTFEQQVVMSCIEDTDIVSIINLHVIMRQICDRIFIKDFCISDITNCGSKRIRKFARYLANFILYATNKESDMEDIIKEIHSKAKKLEELQERKKSILTIKNEKAMNIAKQLSLKEKYEMEIQQMQSLIEDNETRKLELQEEMIVIEEKRQKVVEDYNTHKLEAQRLDKTIAELKLEVVKSPEEYKTRLYNLEEQNKAKIEEREKMQETFLAKNELVKKYENILSFVQKQYEKFSEIRDIYGHLKKTNIQGENIKKQVDTMKNDITELIKKHKMQEDHQGSTIDEIHAQTKERLTAVRELHAQLLSNKKLALVKLEENKVLYNDSCMDKNKIKDLVKKIEGETSAFIKNCQELYNNEIRNEINLQKCFNKAWEESHNTVE
- the LOC124430611 gene encoding NADH dehydrogenase [ubiquinone] 1 beta subcomplex subunit 11, mitochondrial, translated to MAGICRLSTSHTLKNGMNLLRLQKITCRAITTSPKKDDSTNVIESSEKKKRWVRYGFDDTSEIDDRRKMHELFFMGITIGMILTGYVLMYKPDTLSFATWAQREAYLQLRYREEHGLPPIDINLIDPAKIVLPTDEELGDTEIII
- the LOC124430609 gene encoding Golgi reassembly-stacking protein 2, producing MGSSHSVEIPGGGTEGYHVLRVQDDSPGQKAGLEAFFDFIVSIGNTRLDQDSHILKDLLKANVDKEVTITVYSSKTQSVRQTVIVPNMTWGGQGFLGVSVRFCSFEGANENVWHVLEVHPSSPAELAGLHPFTDYIIGADSVLHESEDLFTLIEAHESRPLKLYVYNTMDDSCREVTITPNNTWGGEGSLGCGIGYGYLHRIPIRNIPENKPRTSSYMSNIKTTVPSQVQTSATATVTNIPPGFSIPSNYIPTTIDNTSKNETIITSQVTSYPNLSQINPVDAGATTTNSTIHPSSNQPIVTTSPSAEITNYKDSPNIPGMPTTPPISSFSVEGNIPVGLTTTPHVITMQSYNLPGVQTTSSLPFNVPQSQLVTTPISLPGMPPITVNATLPQNPSFYSSVLHQNQLPTTTPSSPASLTTQ
- the LOC124430610 gene encoding ubiquitin carboxyl-terminal hydrolase isozyme L3 yields the protein MWCYNMAWVPLESNPEVMTKFLHKLGVPEQWNMIDIYGLEPDLLAVVPRPVLAVILLYPESVKTEVQNKEDEETKSKDNGKDRPDGVYHMKQIISNACGTVALIHSVANNMEEINLKEGFLKSFLDDSKDLSFAERGELLVNAQGIIDTHKESAQEGQTEAPEEDTPVYYHFVAFVRKNGTLYELDGRKPAPVDHGPTTRETLLEDSVRVCKEYMARDPSEMRFTVVALAASY